AATTTTAGATAACGGTTGCGGCATGACAGTTGATGATGCAAAGCTTTGTTTTATAAATCACGCTACAAGCAAAATTGATAAACTGGACGATTTACTTGATATACATTCTTTTGGCTTTAGGGGTGAAGCTTTAGCAAGCATTAGCACCGTAAGCAAAGTCACTTTAATTACAAAAACAATCGATAGCGAACTCGGCGTTAAAATTGAATACAGCGAAAATAAACTTTTATCTGAACAAAATTTATCATGTGCAACGGGAACCGATTTACAAATAAACGATCTGTTTTATAACATACCGGTTAGAAAAAAATTTTTAAAACAAGATGAAACCGAATGGAATCAGATATTAAATACGTTCAATGCATTTTGTTTAAGCAACACAAATATTCATTTTAAATTATATAAAGACGAAAAATTAATAATAAATGCACCTGCAGTTGAAAAACTTAATGATAGGGTTTCTCAGTTGTTTGGACACAATTTTGGCCAAAATTTAATAAGTTTAATTGAAAAAGATTTAAAAGAAATCCAAATTACAGGTCTAATTTCAAATCATAACTTTTGGCAATATGGTAAACATAAAATTTTTATTTTCGTTAACAACAGATACATAAAAGATGTAGAAATTACAAAAGCATTGGTGAAAGGTTATTCAGGTGTTTTGCCGCCAATGCGCTTTCCGGCCGGATTCATATTTATAAACGTTCCGGCTGATTTTGTAGATATAAACGTACATCCCAAAAAAGAAGAGGTCAGATTTTTAAAACCCAATACCGTAAATAATTTTTTACAAAATTTAGTAAAAGAAAGCTTAGACAATAATATAAAAAATTTGCTGGGAAAAACAAATTCAATAAATAACCAAACGAATTTTCACGAAAGTGATATAACTTACGCCACAACTGAAAATAATATTGCTAAAAATAATTTTTATACCCAAGAATTAAGCCAAGAAATTGCTCAAGATTTTGCTTCGCCATTTGTAGCACTTGAAGAAACTAAAATTAGATCAAATATATTGCGTCCAAGAGAGTTAGAATTTGAGCCGGAGCAATCTACCATTTATAAAATAGAAACCATTGAAACAAGACCCGAGTTTAAAATTATAGGACAATTTTTAAGCACATATATAATTTCAGAAAATAACGATAATTTAGTTTTGATAGATCAACACGCAGCTCATGAAAGAATTATCTATGATGAGTTGGCACAAAATTTTGAAAATAAATCGGGAATAAGATTAATGTTTCCGGAAATTATAAATTTGAATGAACAAGATATAGAAACTATAAAAGTTGCTATTCCATTTTTGAATAAACAAGGCATTGAGCTTGAGCTTTTTGGCAAAAATCAGATTGCCATAAAATCAAGTCCACCCAAAATTCAGAATCAATCATTAAAAGAGCTGGTTTTTGAGATTTTGGAAAGTATTAAAGAATTTTCAAATCTTGACGAAGAAGCTTTTCGTAAAAAGTTAAATGACAAAGTTCATGCACAAATTTCATGCAAAGCTGCAGTTAAAGCCGGAGATACTTTAAGCTTTGATCAAATGGAGAATATAGTTAAAAAATTATCAAATACAACCAACCCGTTACTTTGTCCTCATGGCAGACCAACTACTTGGATTTTAAATAAAAGTTTTGTTGAAAAGAATTTTAAAAGAAAATAAAAAGGCCCGGTATTTCTACCGAGCCCAGTTTATTATGTATACCAATTTTTATAAAATTGTACTTTATTCAATTATTTGTTTTTAAATTCCCAATCTTTAAAGGCATCTTCTATCTTCTTTTCTGTGTCTGCTTCTGTATTTATTATGTCAATAATACCATTGCCTTTTATACCTGCAGTTGTGACATAACCATTAATTTTTACGTTTTCGAATTTTATCGTTACGTCTTTATTTATATTTGCATTGTTGAAATTTAGATTTTTTTCAAAAGTAACATTTTTAAATAAAACTGTCTTTGAAAATGTTCCACCTTTAAATTCAGCACCTTCAAATGAAACATCTTCTTTGAATACTAGTGGTTTTTCTTTTGAATCACCATTAAAATTCATATGTGTTGTTAATTTGATACCATTAAAATCTACTGGACATAAAACTGGAGAATTGTTTAAATCTTGTTTAAAAGTTAAAGTTCCGCCAATTAGAGCATGACTAAAATCTATAACATCATAACTTGGAGCCTCAATAGTTTTATCTTTCAATGCAGCCAAATTAAATGGTATGGAATATGCTCTTATATAATTTTCATAAGTGAAATTCTCTCCACTAATCATTTTATCCTTTTTCAATTGCATATAAATTTCTGCGCGCTCCGAAGCTTTACTCTTTTCGTCCATACCTTCAACAATATTTATCTTTTCAATCAATACATCTTTACCTTCTACAGAAGATACCAAAACTTTGTTTAAAATATATTTTTTTAGTTCAAGAACACTGGTAACATTTTTAATACCTAATGTTCTATATGTATTACTCTTGTTTGCTTTTAAGTAAAAATTATCACCAAGTTTTAATGCTTTATATGAAACATT
The nucleotide sequence above comes from Candidatus Dependentiae bacterium. Encoded proteins:
- the mutL gene encoding DNA mismatch repair endonuclease MutL → MNKIKILAPQEALKIAAGEVIERPSNIVKEVIENSIDAQSTQISLYIEDSGKKLIRILDNGCGMTVDDAKLCFINHATSKIDKLDDLLDIHSFGFRGEALASISTVSKVTLITKTIDSELGVKIEYSENKLLSEQNLSCATGTDLQINDLFYNIPVRKKFLKQDETEWNQILNTFNAFCLSNTNIHFKLYKDEKLIINAPAVEKLNDRVSQLFGHNFGQNLISLIEKDLKEIQITGLISNHNFWQYGKHKIFIFVNNRYIKDVEITKALVKGYSGVLPPMRFPAGFIFINVPADFVDINVHPKKEEVRFLKPNTVNNFLQNLVKESLDNNIKNLLGKTNSINNQTNFHESDITYATTENNIAKNNFYTQELSQEIAQDFASPFVALEETKIRSNILRPRELEFEPEQSTIYKIETIETRPEFKIIGQFLSTYIISENNDNLVLIDQHAAHERIIYDELAQNFENKSGIRLMFPEIINLNEQDIETIKVAIPFLNKQGIELELFGKNQIAIKSSPPKIQNQSLKELVFEILESIKEFSNLDEEAFRKKLNDKVHAQISCKAAVKAGDTLSFDQMENIVKKLSNTTNPLLCPHGRPTTWILNKSFVEKNFKRK